From one Thermomicrobiales bacterium genomic stretch:
- a CDS encoding flavin reductase family protein — protein MESRSFRDVVGHFPTGVVVVTSADQASGAMHGVTVNAFSSLSLDPVLALVCVSRDSQSHDFLTTRPAFVVNILARRQIALAERFAGRAPLVSAEFAGVPFVPGIDGAPVLGGCVAWIECRRVATYPGGDHTILIGEVVDARLGDDDDPLVFFTGDYTSLTWG, from the coding sequence GTGGAGAGTCGGTCTTTCCGTGATGTGGTCGGTCATTTCCCAACAGGCGTCGTCGTCGTTACCAGTGCCGACCAGGCGAGTGGCGCAATGCACGGCGTCACTGTCAACGCGTTCAGCTCGCTGTCGCTCGATCCGGTGCTGGCGCTTGTCTGTGTCTCTCGTGATTCACAAAGCCACGACTTTCTGACGACGCGGCCGGCGTTCGTCGTGAACATTCTCGCCCGGCGACAGATCGCGCTCGCCGAGCGATTCGCCGGCCGCGCTCCACTGGTATCTGCCGAATTTGCCGGAGTGCCGTTTGTCCCCGGAATCGACGGCGCGCCGGTCCTCGGTGGTTGCGTTGCCTGGATCGAGTGCCGGCGCGTCGCTACCTACCCTGGCGGCGATCATACGATTCTCATCGGCGAGGTCGTCGATGCCAGGCTCGGTGATGACGATGATCCGCTCGTCTTCTTTACCGGTGATTACACGTCGCTCACCTGGGGGTGA
- a CDS encoding proline--tRNA ligase yields MRYSGMFGKTRRDAPAGTDTISASLLIRAGFVRQLGAGIHSYLPLGWRSLRKIERIIREEMERIDCHELAMPVVHPADLWQETGRWYDIGDELVRFTDRGEREMVLAMTHEEVATDLVRREVRSYRQLPIQFFQIQTKFRDEPRPRAGLLRGREFLMKDAYSFHANREDLQRFYDDCHRAYLRAFDRCGIDVLVVESASGIMGGEGSHEYMLVADAGEDVLLTCPSCGYAANREVARTTLSMPDEPALPLEKVETPNAKTIEAVAAFLGVGRDRTAKAVFYQAGEKLVFVVIRGDRSVNEIKLANLIGAANLSPATDELIRASGAVPGYASPVGLRDTIVVADESAQAPNLVAGANREGYHLLNVNLGRDYEPDYVADVLMVESGDPCPSCGTALEETRGIEVGNIFKLGTKYSAPLKATYLDVRDEEQVMIMGSYGFGVSRMLAALAECHHDDRGLQWPASVAPFDTHLVLIGADDTVRDIAEGVYRQLTAEGVEVLYDDRDESAGVKFADADLIGIPIRLTVSARSLKAGGVELKRRDQSASEAEVVSIESVVAAVRKSLSGLHAALQPGLHS; encoded by the coding sequence ATGCGCTACAGCGGGATGTTCGGGAAGACTCGACGCGACGCGCCGGCCGGGACCGACACGATCAGCGCATCCCTGCTGATTCGCGCTGGTTTCGTGCGCCAGCTCGGCGCAGGCATTCATTCGTACCTGCCACTCGGTTGGCGATCTCTCCGGAAGATCGAGCGGATTATCCGCGAAGAGATGGAGCGCATCGACTGCCACGAGCTGGCGATGCCAGTTGTCCATCCCGCTGATCTCTGGCAAGAGACCGGGCGCTGGTACGACATCGGCGACGAGCTCGTCCGCTTCACCGACCGCGGAGAACGGGAGATGGTCCTCGCGATGACACACGAGGAGGTCGCGACCGACCTCGTCCGCCGCGAGGTGCGTTCCTATCGCCAGTTGCCAATCCAGTTCTTTCAAATTCAGACGAAGTTCCGCGACGAGCCGCGACCACGGGCCGGCCTGCTGCGTGGGCGTGAGTTCTTGATGAAAGACGCCTATTCTTTCCACGCCAACCGTGAGGATCTGCAGCGCTTCTACGACGATTGCCATCGCGCCTACCTCCGCGCGTTCGACCGCTGTGGAATCGATGTGCTCGTCGTCGAGTCAGCCTCGGGCATCATGGGCGGCGAAGGGTCCCACGAGTACATGCTGGTGGCTGACGCGGGTGAGGACGTGCTGCTGACCTGCCCGTCGTGCGGCTATGCCGCGAACCGCGAGGTCGCCCGCACCACGCTATCAATGCCCGACGAACCTGCGCTTCCACTCGAGAAGGTCGAAACACCAAACGCAAAAACCATCGAGGCGGTGGCTGCGTTCCTGGGTGTCGGCCGCGATCGGACAGCAAAGGCAGTCTTCTACCAGGCTGGTGAAAAACTCGTCTTCGTTGTGATTCGCGGAGATCGGTCGGTCAACGAGATCAAGCTGGCCAACTTGATCGGCGCGGCGAATCTGTCACCTGCTACCGATGAGCTGATCCGGGCAAGCGGAGCTGTGCCTGGTTACGCCTCTCCGGTCGGGCTGCGCGATACGATCGTCGTCGCGGATGAATCAGCCCAGGCGCCGAACCTGGTTGCCGGCGCCAACCGCGAGGGCTATCACCTGTTGAACGTCAACCTCGGTCGCGACTACGAGCCGGATTACGTTGCCGACGTGCTGATGGTCGAGTCCGGCGATCCGTGTCCGTCCTGTGGCACGGCACTCGAGGAGACGCGAGGCATCGAAGTCGGCAATATCTTCAAGCTCGGGACGAAGTATTCCGCGCCGCTGAAGGCAACCTACCTCGATGTCCGGGACGAGGAACAGGTCATGATCATGGGCTCCTACGGATTTGGCGTCTCGCGAATGCTCGCCGCGCTGGCCGAGTGCCATCACGACGATCGAGGGTTGCAATGGCCGGCCTCCGTCGCGCCGTTCGACACGCATCTGGTTCTGATCGGCGCCGATGATACTGTCCGCGATATCGCCGAAGGCGTCTATCGACAGCTCACTGCTGAAGGGGTCGAGGTTCTGTACGACGATCGCGATGAATCCGCTGGTGTGAAGTTCGCAGACGCCGACCTGATCGGCATCCCGATCCGGCTCACCGTCAGCGCGCGGTCGCTCAAGGCAGGCGGGGTCGAGCTCAAGCGGCGGGATCAGTCAGCGAGCGAAGCCGAAGTCGTCTCGATTGAATCAGTCGTGGCGGCAGTCCGGAAAAGCCTCAGCGGACTGCACGCGGCGCTACAGCCCGGGTTGCATTCCTAG
- the aspS gene encoding aspartate--tRNA(Asn) ligase: protein MALSSSTPTGARRCAPKPRTLARDLTSDSTGPATIEGWLTTRRDLGAVSFFAIRDRSGEAQVVVEDERLREILAGLQVQSVLSVHGDVVAEPRARSGVEIHAREIDVLSAVTEPPPFEINRPVLKPALDVWLERAPIALRHESKRAALALTASLVAAYRAALDRRGFVEIFTPKIVGAATEGGANLFPIEYFGRPAFLAQSPQMYKQIMVGVHERVFEVAPVFRAEPHATTRHLNEYISLDLELGFIEDHRDVMALVNELLDEMMAEIAITSERDLASLGVTLPAVPDIPVVTFQEAQQVILDEYGEDARHEPDLSPQHERWLGEWAARKHGSEWLFVEGYPTSKRPFYTMPDPAKPEVSSSFDLLFRGLELITGGQREHRYDHLIAALAARGMDPTPFAGYLDAFRFGMPPEGGCAIGLERFVAQLVGASNVREVTAFPRDINRLAP from the coding sequence GTGGCTCTCAGTTCCTCAACACCCACCGGGGCCCGGAGATGTGCCCCGAAGCCGCGGACGCTGGCGCGAGACCTGACGTCGGACTCAACGGGGCCGGCAACGATCGAGGGTTGGCTGACCACTCGCCGCGATCTTGGCGCGGTCTCGTTCTTCGCCATCCGCGACCGTTCCGGCGAAGCCCAGGTCGTCGTCGAGGACGAACGCCTGCGCGAGATTCTCGCTGGCTTGCAGGTTCAATCGGTGCTCTCCGTCCACGGCGACGTCGTCGCCGAACCGCGGGCGCGGAGCGGGGTCGAGATCCATGCGCGCGAGATCGACGTTCTCTCCGCGGTCACGGAGCCGCCGCCGTTCGAGATCAACCGGCCCGTCCTGAAGCCTGCGCTCGACGTCTGGCTCGAGCGCGCCCCGATCGCGCTACGGCACGAGTCGAAGCGAGCGGCGCTGGCGCTGACGGCGAGCCTCGTCGCCGCCTACCGCGCCGCGCTCGACCGACGCGGGTTCGTCGAGATCTTCACGCCGAAGATCGTCGGCGCGGCAACTGAAGGCGGAGCTAACCTTTTCCCGATCGAGTACTTCGGTCGACCTGCCTTTCTGGCTCAATCGCCACAGATGTACAAGCAGATCATGGTCGGCGTACATGAACGGGTCTTCGAGGTCGCGCCAGTCTTTCGGGCAGAGCCGCACGCAACGACACGACACCTGAATGAGTACATCTCGCTTGACCTGGAACTAGGATTCATCGAGGACCACCGAGATGTGATGGCGCTTGTGAATGAGCTTCTGGACGAGATGATGGCGGAGATAGCTATCACGTCCGAGCGCGATCTGGCGTCACTCGGCGTGACGCTACCCGCCGTCCCCGACATCCCGGTCGTGACGTTCCAGGAGGCACAGCAGGTCATTCTCGACGAGTATGGTGAAGACGCGCGCCACGAGCCAGACCTCTCGCCCCAGCATGAACGCTGGCTCGGCGAGTGGGCCGCCCGCAAGCACGGTAGTGAGTGGCTGTTCGTCGAAGGCTATCCAACTTCGAAGCGCCCCTTCTACACGATGCCAGACCCAGCCAAACCAGAGGTATCCAGCTCGTTCGACCTGCTCTTTCGCGGTCTGGAGCTGATTACAGGCGGACAACGCGAGCATCGTTACGATCATCTGATCGCGGCATTGGCAGCGCGCGGCATGGACCCAACCCCGTTCGCGGGCTATCTCGACGCGTTTCGCTTCGGCATGCCCCCCGAAGGAGGATGCGCGATCGGTCTGGAGCGCTTCGTCGCCCAACTCGTCGGCGCGTCAAACGTCCGCGAGGTGACGGCGTTCCCGCGAGATATCAACAGGTTAGCCCCGTAG
- a CDS encoding VOC family protein, producing the protein MPTAIDHVVILVEDLDQAVRQYEQLGFTVVPGGKHARYTHNALITFQDGSYLELIAFYEAPDPASGTGHRWYRHLSHGGGLIDFAVGTDDVTAVVTATSSRGLSYDGPHPGQRARPDGQQLAWRSAMVGAGDSAALPFVIEDITDRGLRVPAEASTHSNGVRGISALIIAVDDLDAAVGGYQRLLDKSEPDGTSAGGAYFLIGPHRVELASAVSDGPVANQLSERGTGLFELQLLASEERDIDPSAAGGARLRLVAR; encoded by the coding sequence ATGCCAACCGCCATTGACCATGTCGTGATTCTCGTCGAAGATCTCGACCAAGCCGTTCGCCAGTACGAGCAGCTCGGATTCACCGTCGTGCCGGGCGGCAAGCACGCCCGCTACACCCACAATGCGCTGATCACTTTTCAGGATGGCAGCTATCTCGAGCTCATTGCCTTCTACGAGGCGCCGGATCCCGCGAGTGGCACGGGCCACCGCTGGTACCGTCATCTCAGTCACGGAGGCGGTCTGATCGACTTCGCCGTCGGGACCGACGACGTCACGGCGGTGGTTACCGCCACCAGCAGTCGCGGGCTCTCGTACGACGGCCCGCACCCCGGCCAGCGAGCGAGGCCCGACGGCCAGCAGCTAGCATGGCGAAGCGCGATGGTCGGGGCCGGCGACAGCGCCGCCCTGCCGTTTGTCATCGAGGACATCACGGACCGTGGATTACGCGTGCCAGCGGAGGCCAGCACCCATTCCAACGGCGTTCGCGGCATCTCCGCGCTGATCATCGCCGTCGATGATCTCGACGCCGCGGTGGGCGGCTACCAGCGGCTCCTCGACAAGAGCGAACCGGACGGCACGAGCGCGGGTGGCGCGTACTTCCTCATCGGGCCACATCGCGTTGAGCTCGCCTCTGCGGTTAGCGATGGACCAGTCGCCAATCAATTGAGCGAACGCGGAACTGGCCTGTTCGAGCTCCAGTTGCTAGCGTCCGAGGAGAGAGACATCGACCCATCCGCCGCAGGCGGCGCCCGGCTGCGTCTCGTCGCTCGCTAA
- a CDS encoding class II histone deacetylase, with amino-acid sequence MAGEAKAGLVFSHRYTQHNTNPYRMRSGERLPFVEQVDHMSNPRLIDRTMHLVDLSGLSDHVTHIEPYLASEEAILSCHTPELLNRVKEADAAGDGDAGRGSPVRRGSYDIARLAAGGVMAAVDAVMAGDVRRAYALVRPPGHHATPDMGMGFCIFNNVSIAARHARRQHGVGRILIVDWDVHHGNGTHTIFYDDPNTLFVSLHQTEVFPVGSGLIEEVGEGEGVGRTINLPLPAGSGTATYIAALEEIVIPIARQFAPELILLSCGQDASNSDPLSRMCLTTGSYRRMTQMMMDLADECCDGRLVAAQEGGYAEIYAPYCTLAIIETLAGYRSSLEEPMEDDLSLHWPQTTKVGLDARAALDAIRAQQSQYWQLP; translated from the coding sequence ATGGCTGGTGAGGCGAAGGCGGGACTGGTATTCAGTCATCGCTATACACAACATAATACGAACCCGTATCGAATGCGGTCCGGAGAGCGACTGCCGTTCGTTGAGCAGGTCGATCACATGTCGAATCCACGGCTCATCGATCGGACGATGCACCTCGTCGATCTGAGCGGTCTGTCGGATCACGTGACGCATATTGAGCCGTATCTGGCATCGGAGGAGGCGATCCTCTCCTGCCATACCCCGGAACTGCTCAACCGTGTGAAGGAGGCTGATGCTGCCGGCGATGGCGACGCCGGCCGAGGCTCGCCGGTGCGTCGCGGGTCATACGATATTGCGCGGCTGGCGGCGGGGGGCGTCATGGCTGCCGTCGACGCCGTGATGGCTGGCGATGTGCGTCGGGCCTACGCGCTGGTGCGACCACCCGGCCATCACGCGACACCAGATATGGGGATGGGTTTCTGCATCTTCAACAACGTCTCGATTGCCGCCCGCCACGCCAGACGGCAGCACGGCGTCGGGCGCATCCTCATCGTCGACTGGGACGTTCACCACGGCAACGGGACGCACACCATCTTCTACGACGACCCGAATACGCTGTTTGTCTCGCTCCATCAGACAGAGGTGTTCCCGGTAGGCTCCGGATTGATCGAGGAGGTTGGTGAGGGCGAAGGCGTTGGGCGGACGATAAACCTGCCACTGCCGGCCGGCTCCGGGACTGCCACATATATCGCGGCGCTTGAGGAGATCGTTATCCCGATCGCCCGCCAGTTCGCTCCGGAACTGATCTTGCTCTCGTGCGGCCAGGATGCATCGAACTCCGACCCGCTCTCCCGGATGTGCCTGACGACCGGGAGCTATCGTCGGATGACGCAGATGATGATGGATCTGGCCGACGAATGCTGTGATGGCCGGCTTGTTGCCGCTCAGGAGGGCGGCTACGCGGAGATCTACGCGCCGTACTGCACGCTGGCGATCATCGAGACGCTGGCCGGCTACCGGTCATCGCTCGAGGAGCCGATGGAGGATGACCTGAGCCTGCACTGGCCACAGACGACCAAAGTCGGGCTCGATGCTCGCGCGGCCCTCGACGCCATTCGGGCGCAGCAGTCGCAGTACTGGCAACTGCCCTGA
- a CDS encoding RsmG family class I SAM-dependent methyltransferase codes for MRPPGKSSCDNVVAIHSRAEDLGRDRQYRERFDVATARAVARLVTLVELILPLIRPGGVAILPKGSASDEELAEADYAIRLLGGRARPTLDGRVEGTRIIIVDKLKPTPAQFPRRSGVPNSTPLVDPQN; via the coding sequence ATGAGACCGCCCGGAAAATCGAGCTGCGACAACGTTGTGGCCATCCATTCGCGCGCCGAGGATCTTGGGCGCGACCGGCAGTATCGCGAACGATTCGACGTCGCAACGGCGCGGGCAGTCGCCCGACTCGTCACACTCGTCGAGCTGATACTGCCGCTCATTCGGCCCGGCGGCGTGGCAATTCTGCCGAAGGGGTCCGCCTCCGATGAGGAGCTTGCGGAGGCGGACTATGCGATTCGCCTGCTCGGCGGGCGGGCGCGTCCGACGCTCGACGGTCGTGTCGAGGGCACCAGGATCATCATCGTCGACAAGCTCAAGCCGACTCCGGCGCAGTTCCCTCGGCGCAGCGGCGTACCCAACTCGACGCCACTGGTGGATCCACAGAACTAG
- the dxs gene encoding 1-deoxy-D-xylulose-5-phosphate synthase: protein MHLEQLHGPEDLKQLSIPELEALARQIRDEIYEVTSKNGGHFASNLGATDLILALHYVFDSPTDHLVFDVGHQAYPHKLVTGRYDQFPTIRTEGGLSGFLQREESEHDAFGAGHASTSVSAALGMAAAHHLTGQPGRAIAVIGDGALTGGMAYEALNNAGSLGLPLIVVLNDNEMSIAPNVGAIPKYLNRVRTDERYHRAKDEFERILDRLPRGDLFVELGKRMKDSFKEFVYHTMIWEELGFTYVGPVDGHNMGDLIEAFEQAKQVDDPVFVHCVTAKGKGFDWAESDPFKHHAAKVATPANTAPQPPKFQDVFGETLTELAAANDRIVAITAAMPDGTGLLPFARSHPDRFFDVGIAEQHAVTFAAGLATHGLRPVVAIYSTFLQRAYDQIVHDVCIQNLPVVFAMDRAGLVGDDGRTHHGVFDISYLRCLPNMVIMAPKDEAELRHMLRTAVEHEGGPSALRYPRGSGTGVSIAEEPHVLPIGRGEIIRDGKDVTLISCGTMALTAERAADSLAEAGISAAVVNARFIKPLDETLILRMARKTGAVVTIEEGAAIGGFGSAVLELLAREHVQIPVHVLGIPDRFFDHASQTSLRRQAGLTLEDIVAGARTVVAQRAAVPTR, encoded by the coding sequence ATGCACCTCGAGCAGTTACATGGACCAGAAGACCTCAAACAGCTCTCGATTCCCGAGCTCGAGGCATTGGCCCGACAGATCCGCGATGAGATCTACGAAGTCACGAGCAAGAATGGCGGGCATTTCGCATCCAACCTCGGAGCGACCGACCTGATCCTCGCCCTGCACTACGTCTTCGATTCACCAACCGATCACCTCGTCTTCGATGTCGGTCATCAGGCTTATCCCCATAAGCTGGTGACAGGCCGATACGACCAGTTCCCGACGATTCGGACTGAGGGCGGCCTATCGGGGTTTCTCCAACGGGAGGAGAGCGAGCACGACGCGTTTGGCGCTGGCCATGCCAGCACAAGCGTCTCGGCCGCGCTCGGCATGGCAGCCGCGCATCACCTGACCGGGCAACCGGGCCGGGCGATAGCCGTGATCGGTGATGGAGCACTGACCGGCGGCATGGCCTACGAGGCACTGAACAACGCAGGCAGCCTCGGCCTTCCGCTCATCGTCGTGCTGAACGACAACGAGATGAGCATCGCGCCAAACGTCGGCGCGATCCCGAAGTACCTCAATCGCGTCCGCACCGACGAGCGCTACCACCGCGCCAAGGACGAGTTCGAGCGCATTCTGGACAGGTTGCCGCGCGGCGATCTGTTCGTCGAGCTGGGCAAGCGAATGAAGGACTCGTTCAAGGAGTTCGTCTATCACACGATGATCTGGGAAGAGCTCGGCTTCACCTATGTCGGGCCAGTCGATGGACACAACATGGGCGACCTGATCGAGGCGTTCGAGCAGGCAAAGCAGGTGGATGACCCGGTCTTCGTTCATTGCGTTACTGCCAAAGGCAAGGGGTTCGACTGGGCGGAGAGCGATCCGTTCAAGCACCACGCGGCGAAGGTCGCTACGCCGGCGAACACGGCGCCGCAACCGCCGAAGTTCCAGGATGTCTTCGGCGAAACGCTGACCGAGCTTGCGGCAGCGAACGACCGGATCGTTGCGATCACCGCGGCAATGCCGGATGGCACCGGCCTGTTGCCGTTCGCCAGAAGTCATCCGGATCGATTCTTCGACGTCGGGATCGCCGAACAGCACGCGGTTACCTTCGCCGCCGGTCTGGCGACACACGGTCTTCGGCCAGTGGTAGCGATCTATTCGACGTTCCTGCAGCGCGCGTACGATCAGATCGTTCACGATGTCTGCATCCAGAATCTGCCGGTGGTATTCGCGATGGATCGGGCCGGCCTCGTCGGTGACGACGGCCGGACGCATCACGGCGTGTTCGACATCTCGTACCTGCGCTGCCTGCCGAACATGGTCATCATGGCGCCCAAGGATGAGGCAGAGCTTCGCCACATGTTGCGGACCGCCGTCGAGCACGAGGGAGGGCCGAGCGCGCTGCGCTATCCCCGCGGGTCCGGAACGGGCGTCTCGATCGCCGAAGAGCCGCATGTGCTGCCGATTGGTCGAGGCGAGATCATCCGCGACGGCAAGGACGTGACGCTCATCTCCTGCGGCACGATGGCGCTCACTGCCGAACGGGCAGCCGACTCGCTCGCAGAAGCGGGCATCTCGGCGGCAGTAGTAAACGCCCGCTTCATCAAGCCACTCGATGAGACGCTGATTCTCCGAATGGCGCGAAAGACTGGCGCGGTGGTAACGATTGAGGAAGGCGCGGCGATCGGGGGCTTCGGCTCGGCAGTGCTTGAGCTGCTCGCGCGTGAGCACGTGCAGATCCCTGTCCACGTGCTGGGCATTCCCGACCGCTTCTTCGACCACGCCTCGCAGACATCATTGCGCCGACAGGCAGGTCTGACGCTGGAAGACATCGTGGCGGGCGCGCGGACGGTCGTCGCGCAGCGCGCGGCTGTCCCGACACGCTGA
- the ggt gene encoding gamma-glutamyltransferase yields the protein MAEVREAADHALAASFQQTRSRVLANGGMVATAHPLASAAGLDVLRKGGNAMDAIVAAAITTAVVIPAMCGVGGDAFFIYGQADGTMTAVNGSGIAPRALSREYFTSRGHTQMPFFGPLSMGVPGAVATWFIAIERFCTLPAKELFAYGIHYAERGFPLSDTGARTIEASAEELAKYPDSARIYLDNGRAPQPGWILANPELAQSLRILAEEGADAFYRGDLGRRVAHAIREMGGELTVEDLASHENDIYEPISVDYRGYTVYQTTLPTQGHILLEELNIIEHADLAGLGHNSAASIHLMTEAKKRAFADRNRYSHDPRFGPVPLDTMLSKAFAADRFATIDPQHATNTVEPGAIPETNGDTTYLCAADAAGNMVSFIQSHSAGFGSHVVAGDTGILLNNRVGRGFSLVEGHPNVIEGGKRTMHTLNCYAIGRDGKLLYVGGTPGGDQQPQWNMQAVTNLLDYGLDVQQTVEAPRWQSFPGTDPINIDNPFELRIESRVDADTIEALRARGHAVRVVGPYAAGGAALIIYRDPETGNLEGGTDPRTEGIALGL from the coding sequence ATGGCAGAGGTTCGAGAAGCGGCCGATCACGCGCTGGCCGCGTCGTTCCAGCAGACACGATCGCGAGTTCTGGCCAATGGCGGCATGGTCGCGACGGCACATCCGTTGGCCAGCGCCGCCGGGCTGGACGTGCTCCGTAAGGGCGGCAATGCGATGGACGCGATCGTTGCCGCGGCAATCACGACAGCGGTCGTCATACCGGCGATGTGCGGCGTCGGCGGGGATGCGTTTTTCATCTACGGCCAGGCCGACGGAACAATGACGGCGGTCAATGGATCCGGGATCGCGCCACGAGCACTCTCGCGAGAATATTTCACGTCACGTGGCCACACACAGATGCCGTTCTTCGGCCCGCTCTCGATGGGTGTTCCCGGCGCGGTTGCAACATGGTTCATCGCGATTGAACGCTTCTGCACCCTGCCGGCGAAGGAGCTATTTGCCTACGGCATTCACTACGCCGAACGCGGATTCCCGCTCTCGGACACCGGCGCCCGGACGATCGAGGCATCGGCGGAGGAGTTGGCAAAGTACCCTGATTCCGCTCGGATCTATCTCGACAACGGGCGCGCGCCACAACCGGGCTGGATCCTTGCAAATCCCGAGCTGGCGCAGTCGCTCCGCATCCTGGCGGAGGAAGGGGCCGACGCGTTCTATCGTGGCGATCTCGGCCGGCGTGTCGCACATGCGATCCGCGAGATGGGGGGCGAGCTGACGGTCGAAGACCTCGCCAGCCACGAGAACGACATCTACGAGCCCATCTCGGTCGATTATCGCGGCTACACCGTCTATCAGACGACGCTGCCGACCCAGGGTCACATCCTCCTCGAAGAGCTGAATATCATCGAGCACGCGGATCTGGCCGGCCTCGGGCACAACAGCGCGGCATCGATCCACCTGATGACCGAAGCAAAGAAGCGGGCCTTCGCGGACCGAAACCGATATTCCCACGACCCGCGTTTCGGCCCCGTGCCGCTCGACACGATGCTATCGAAAGCGTTCGCCGCAGACCGCTTCGCCACGATCGACCCCCAGCACGCGACAAACACGGTCGAGCCAGGCGCGATCCCGGAGACGAACGGCGACACGACCTATCTCTGCGCCGCCGACGCAGCCGGCAACATGGTGTCATTCATTCAGTCGCACTCGGCCGGCTTTGGCAGCCATGTCGTCGCAGGAGACACCGGGATCCTGCTGAACAATCGGGTCGGCCGCGGCTTCAGCCTGGTCGAAGGCCATCCGAATGTCATCGAAGGTGGCAAACGGACGATGCACACGCTCAATTGCTACGCAATCGGTCGCGACGGCAAGCTGCTCTATGTCGGAGGGACACCCGGCGGCGATCAGCAGCCACAGTGGAATATGCAGGCAGTGACGAACCTGCTCGACTACGGGTTGGATGTTCAGCAGACAGTGGAAGCGCCACGCTGGCAATCGTTCCCCGGCACCGACCCGATCAACATCGACAACCCGTTCGAGCTGCGAATCGAATCTCGGGTTGACGCGGATACGATCGAAGCGCTGCGCGCGCGAGGCCACGCGGTCCGCGTCGTTGGACCGTATGCGGCTGGCGGCGCGGCACTGATCATCTACCGAGACCCCGAAACCGGTAACCTGGAGGGTGGAACCGATCCGCGCACCGAGGGAATTGCGCTCGGGCTCTAA